One Alphaproteobacteria bacterium genomic window carries:
- a CDS encoding acyltransferase family protein — translation MSDGQRSYYLDYLRAFFVLMVVFDHVIHPYTYHFDRYWFITDVDSSLVFDGLHLICYAVMVPGLFFLSGVFTPHSFKRRGLWGYICERMVRLGIPFGFGLVFIGAVIIYLQQVHSGKYTGTLIAFFTTRYFPDSMAATGFWYLSFLFVLTLVYVFIQLLWPGFSQWLGRCVAYGELYPGVGYCVLGCLLSTSIVGLEVPFGPWIWWSVFSPYLLAMGSLMGTYGILFCLGIGVYQHFGIGEPRLFGFLDNHRVFILVSTAFVVSVYLLIALGYVNDGAFDMSLPLASYHHKIPTHALYAMMGDVPVVNWVRAALLGFVMLGLLLTGVWVFGRYLDKPVVPWQTLAHTSYGIYIFHEALVLGGHIVFYGGGVPLILRVFLIFGVSVCVPLVLVKHGLRRVPGLSRVL, via the coding sequence GTGTCTGACGGTCAGCGTTCGTATTATTTGGACTATCTGCGTGCTTTTTTTGTGTTAATGGTGGTGTTTGACCATGTCATTCATCCCTATACATACCACTTTGATCGCTATTGGTTTATCACAGACGTCGATAGCAGTCTTGTGTTTGATGGGCTTCATCTCATTTGTTACGCAGTGATGGTTCCTGGGTTGTTTTTTCTGTCAGGGGTGTTTACCCCGCACTCATTCAAACGACGGGGATTATGGGGGTATATATGCGAACGTATGGTGCGCTTAGGGATCCCGTTTGGTTTTGGTTTGGTGTTCATTGGTGCTGTGATTATATACCTACAGCAGGTGCATAGCGGTAAATACACCGGGACGCTTATCGCATTTTTTACCACGCGATATTTTCCTGATTCTATGGCTGCTACAGGATTTTGGTACTTATCATTCTTGTTTGTACTAACACTGGTGTATGTCTTTATTCAGCTATTATGGCCTGGGTTTTCACAGTGGTTGGGCCGATGTGTTGCCTATGGGGAATTGTATCCTGGGGTTGGTTATTGTGTGCTGGGATGTTTGCTTAGTACTTCCATTGTTGGATTGGAGGTTCCATTTGGGCCATGGATTTGGTGGTCTGTGTTTTCTCCGTATTTGCTCGCCATGGGATCACTGATGGGGACGTATGGGATTTTATTTTGCTTGGGGATAGGCGTATATCAACATTTTGGCATTGGGGAACCACGTCTTTTTGGGTTTTTGGATAATCACCGGGTGTTTATTCTTGTTTCCACAGCTTTTGTGGTTAGCGTGTATCTGCTTATTGCGCTTGGGTATGTTAACGATGGTGCTTTTGATATGAGCCTTCCTCTGGCATCGTATCACCATAAGATTCCTACGCACGCACTATATGCCATGATGGGAGATGTTCCTGTGGTAAACTGGGTTCGTGCCGCTTTGTTAGGGTTTGTGATGCTTGGTTTGCTGTTGACTGGGGTGTGGGTGTTTGGCCGGTATTTGGATAAACCGGTGGTTCCTTGGCAAACGTTAGCACATACTTCGTATGGCATTTATATCTTTCATGAAGCCCTCGTTCTGGGGGGGCATATAGTGTTTTATGGGGGGGGTGTTCCTCTTATTTTGCGTGTTTTTCTTATTTTTGGGGTGTCTGTTTGTGTACCGTTGGTCTTGGTAAAACATGGTCTGCGGCGTGTTCCTGGGCTCTCACGGGTTCTTTGA
- a CDS encoding 2Fe-2S iron-sulfur cluster binding domain-containing protein, with amino-acid sequence MPKVVFITKDNTRTVIDAPAGLSLLEVAHSNKIDLEGACEGSLACSTCHVIVDPAWYEKLAAPSEDEEDMLDLAFGLEKTSRLGCQIILSEALDGIEVRIPAATRNMLVD; translated from the coding sequence ATGCCCAAAGTCGTATTTATCACGAAAGACAACACACGTACTGTAATCGATGCTCCAGCAGGGCTATCTCTGCTTGAGGTTGCGCACAGCAATAAAATTGACCTTGAGGGGGCCTGTGAAGGATCGCTGGCCTGTTCAACGTGTCATGTGATCGTGGACCCTGCGTGGTATGAAAAATTAGCGGCCCCCAGTGAGGATGAGGAAGATATGCTTGACCTTGCTTTTGGTTTGGAAAAAACATCCCGCTTGGGATGTCAAATTATCTTGAGTGAGGCTTTGGACGGTATTGAGGTGCGGATACCAGCAGCGACCCGTAATATGCTCGTTGATTGA
- a CDS encoding LysR family transcriptional regulator, whose translation MRNYFDYDTAEAVYYVYLYESTTKAAEKINLSQPAVSRRILAAEERTGIVIFERNFHRMIPTKEGMTYIEACKKILHIGDAALKDAHAQAQTDNNEIRILSTPSMAATWLPFALQGFSKKHPDLLVRIRSSANPLDVLESDVLISPYLSDKHHVAKEKLYDSYQGLFCSQQYLDNMQTVPHDLDDLENYHLLTIDEKRYERHITANWLLTVGISDGRKMRQASLELDSNDGRYQAMLNHHGIAPIAIQHIRMCKPKGVVRILPDIRSDPKSVYFFYNSHQKELTNHRILLDFLRKHITDHPDIYQNAF comes from the coding sequence ATGCGCAATTATTTCGATTATGACACAGCCGAGGCTGTGTATTATGTTTATTTGTATGAAAGCACGACCAAAGCCGCGGAAAAAATTAATCTTTCTCAGCCTGCAGTCAGTCGCCGTATTTTAGCGGCTGAAGAGCGCACAGGAATCGTCATTTTTGAACGCAACTTTCATCGCATGATCCCCACGAAGGAAGGCATGACCTATATCGAGGCCTGTAAAAAAATTCTCCACATCGGCGATGCCGCCTTGAAAGACGCCCATGCCCAAGCGCAAACAGACAACAATGAAATCCGGATCCTGAGCACACCTTCAATGGCAGCAACATGGCTTCCCTTTGCACTTCAGGGATTTTCCAAAAAGCATCCTGACCTACTGGTCAGAATCCGATCATCGGCGAATCCTCTTGACGTTTTGGAAAGTGATGTGTTGATTTCTCCTTATTTATCAGACAAACACCATGTTGCAAAAGAGAAACTTTACGATAGCTATCAAGGATTGTTTTGCTCACAACAATACCTGGATAACATGCAAACCGTCCCGCACGACCTAGATGATCTTGAAAACTATCATCTTCTGACAATTGATGAAAAGCGCTATGAAAGGCATATCACTGCCAACTGGCTATTAACCGTGGGTATTTCAGATGGCAGAAAAATGCGCCAAGCATCTTTAGAACTCGACTCCAATGATGGTCGTTATCAGGCTATGTTAAACCATCATGGAATTGCACCAATTGCGATACAACACATTCGCATGTGCAAACCAAAAGGCGTTGTGCGCATACTTCCTGATATACGCTCAGATCCAAAAAGTGTGTATTTTTTTTACAACTCTCATCAAAAGGAACTTACAAACCACAGGATCCTCTTAGACTTTCTCAGGAAACACATTACAGATCATCCTGATATTTACCAAAATGCATTTTAA
- a CDS encoding Hsp70 family protein yields the protein MTHLLQLIEPEHTNLVDAREDMNRWVGIDFGTTHSLIGHYCEVKNPEQSVRQMIFFKDQHGRHILPSVVNYTHRGEMVSIGQWDEGEASVRIASIKRFLSRGKRIVRGAGNDITEATLSPISVGEAQISPIHIAAEIINALKLMAEDQTGEEITNAVITVPAYYDEIARAATRLAAQHAGFVNISLLSEPTAAALAFGLSTTEEGLYGVYDLGGGTFDFSLLRCEQGFFRVLATVGDTQLGGDDCDEALATLLIEKGALYADRSEAIRDARRVKHILSQDTQARIDVAGTVLTVTRVACENLMHPLIARTVTLCAHALNDADVTWGDLSGILLVGGSTRIPLVRRMLEEQPITCLVRDDLHPDESVAQGAAIRAHQIMHGSAHTLADVTPLSLGVETMGGVVERIITRNSPIPVAQSHEFTTFQDEQQGISLHIVQGEREMAKDCRSLGRFSLTGIPPMPAGRARIQVTFTLDADGLLSVDAYEKSTGIRQGVQLNPIFGLCEPDIADMVIESLDQASTDMDARLLIGARQKAERLLRQVTSFLDVCGADAHADLRAHVANLRLIITSSDRNAIHEAIAAVEVSLKSVAEAHISSWLSA from the coding sequence ATGACACATTTGTTGCAACTAATTGAACCTGAACACACAAATTTGGTAGATGCCCGCGAAGATATGAATCGTTGGGTTGGTATTGATTTTGGAACAACTCATTCATTGATCGGCCATTACTGTGAAGTAAAAAACCCTGAACAATCTGTGCGTCAGATGATTTTTTTTAAAGACCAGCATGGCAGGCATATTCTGCCATCTGTGGTGAACTATACGCACCGGGGAGAAATGGTTTCAATTGGCCAGTGGGATGAGGGGGAAGCCTCTGTACGTATTGCTTCGATTAAACGGTTTTTGAGTCGCGGTAAGCGAATTGTTCGGGGAGCGGGTAATGATATTACAGAAGCAACGCTCTCTCCTATTTCTGTGGGAGAAGCACAGATATCACCTATTCATATTGCAGCTGAAATTATCAATGCGCTGAAACTAATGGCAGAGGACCAAACGGGTGAGGAGATAACGAATGCTGTTATTACTGTTCCGGCTTATTACGATGAAATCGCCCGTGCAGCAACACGCTTGGCCGCGCAGCATGCTGGATTTGTGAATATTTCTTTGTTGAGTGAGCCCACGGCTGCGGCTCTTGCTTTTGGCCTTAGTACCACAGAAGAAGGTCTTTATGGGGTGTACGATCTTGGTGGGGGCACATTTGACTTTTCTCTTTTGCGGTGTGAACAGGGTTTTTTCCGTGTTTTAGCAACAGTTGGTGATACGCAGCTGGGGGGGGATGATTGTGATGAGGCACTTGCGACCCTGTTAATTGAGAAGGGGGCCTTGTATGCTGATCGCTCGGAGGCGATCCGGGATGCACGCCGTGTCAAGCATATCCTGAGTCAGGACACACAGGCCCGTATTGATGTTGCTGGAACCGTTCTGACGGTTACACGTGTCGCGTGTGAAAATTTGATGCATCCTTTAATTGCGCGTACGGTGACGTTGTGTGCTCATGCGTTGAATGATGCGGATGTGACCTGGGGTGATCTTTCTGGGATTTTGTTGGTAGGGGGAAGCACCAGGATTCCACTGGTGCGTCGTATGCTCGAAGAACAGCCAATAACTTGCCTTGTGCGTGATGACCTTCATCCGGATGAATCAGTGGCCCAAGGGGCAGCGATTCGCGCGCACCAAATCATGCATGGAAGTGCGCACACCCTTGCGGATGTAACGCCATTGTCCCTGGGTGTGGAAACCATGGGAGGAGTCGTAGAGCGCATCATTACCCGCAATTCGCCGATTCCCGTGGCGCAATCCCATGAATTCACAACTTTTCAAGACGAACAACAGGGAATTTCCTTGCATATCGTTCAAGGTGAGCGAGAAATGGCCAAAGATTGCCGATCTTTGGGGCGATTTTCATTGACGGGTATTCCTCCCATGCCTGCGGGGCGGGCGCGCATCCAGGTAACATTTACACTGGATGCGGATGGGCTTCTTAGTGTAGATGCCTATGAAAAATCCACAGGTATCCGGCAAGGGGTTCAGCTCAATCCAATTTTTGGGTTGTGTGAGCCTGACATTGCAGACATGGTAATAGAGTCTCTTGATCAGGCATCCACTGATATGGATGCGCGCCTGTTGATTGGTGCTCGTCAAAAGGCCGAACGCTTATTAAGGCAGGTTACATCCTTTCTGGATGTATGCGGGGCTGATGCTCATGCTGATTTGCGCGCACACGTTGCCAATCTTCGTCTTATCATAACGTCCTCTGATCGTAACGCCATTCATGAGGCTATAGCCGCTGTGGAGGTATCATTGAAAAGCGTTGCTGAAGCTCATATATCGTCGTGGCTTTCTGCGTAA
- a CDS encoding iron-sulfur cluster assembly accessory protein, with amino-acid sequence MIAGRQKPTLGIRVGVKTRGCSGLSYTLEFADEARPHDDMVESSGIKIFIDPKAVLFVVGTTMEYKDEKVAKGFVFTNPNEKGRCGCGESFHV; translated from the coding sequence ATGATTGCTGGTCGACAAAAACCAACACTTGGTATTCGCGTTGGGGTAAAAACACGCGGGTGTTCAGGGCTGTCTTATACGCTTGAGTTTGCAGATGAGGCGCGCCCTCATGACGATATGGTTGAATCCTCAGGAATAAAAATTTTTATTGATCCTAAGGCTGTCCTTTTTGTGGTGGGAACAACCATGGAGTACAAAGACGAAAAAGTGGCCAAGGGCTTCGTGTTCACAAATCCCAATGAAAAAGGACGGTGTGGCTGTGGAGAGTCTTTCCATGTCTAA
- the iscU gene encoding Fe-S cluster assembly scaffold IscU produces the protein MAYSKKVIDHYENPRNVGSMDKADNSVGTGLVGAPSCGDVMKLQIRVREGKIAEATFKTFGCGSAIASSSLITEWVRGKTLDEAKQIKNKEIADHLELPPVKIHCSILAEDAIRAAIADYEKKRSQRNPLEKTTPDAVDAEVKIRA, from the coding sequence ATGGCGTATAGCAAAAAAGTAATTGACCATTATGAGAACCCCCGTAACGTGGGGTCGATGGATAAGGCAGACAATTCTGTGGGCACTGGTTTGGTGGGAGCTCCCAGCTGCGGTGACGTTATGAAACTGCAAATTCGCGTGCGTGAAGGAAAAATTGCTGAAGCTACATTTAAAACATTTGGGTGTGGGTCAGCGATTGCTTCTAGCTCACTGATTACTGAGTGGGTGCGGGGTAAAACTCTTGATGAGGCCAAGCAAATTAAGAATAAAGAAATCGCGGATCATTTGGAGTTGCCGCCTGTAAAAATCCACTGTTCCATTTTGGCTGAAGATGCAATTCGTGCGGCAATTGCTGATTATGAAAAAAAGCGATCTCAGAGGAATCCCCTAGAAAAAACAACTCCTGATGCGGTGGACGCGGAGGTAAAAATACGTGCGTAA
- a CDS encoding IscS subfamily cysteine desulfurase produces MKPVHIAKLSVPNTHINGVRYLDYQATTPCDPRVVEAMMPYFYEDFGNAHSRNHIYGWRAEEAIEQARSRVAALIGANPREVVFTSGATESNNLALKGVMNFGKAEKKHLITCVTEHKCVLDSSRHLEQEGFRVTYLPVQTNGIIALDALRDAITPDTALVSIMAVNNEIGVIQPIAEIGALCRERGILFHTDAAQAVGKIPLDVEAMHIDLLSLSGHKIYGPKGIGALYVRRKPRVRLKALIHGGGQERGMRSGTLPTPLCVGLGVACDIAQAEMGSENERLRGMYQYMWERLQASLPEVYMNGDADRRIPGNMNVSFAYVEGEGLMMGIKDLAVSSGSACTSASLEPSYVLRALGVDEELAHTSLRIGLGRFTTRDDVDSALDQIVRVVQHLRKMSPLWEMAQEGIDLKSINWAAH; encoded by the coding sequence ATGAAACCCGTACATATTGCTAAACTGTCTGTCCCGAATACTCACATTAATGGTGTGCGTTACTTGGATTATCAGGCGACGACCCCTTGTGATCCCCGGGTGGTTGAAGCAATGATGCCCTATTTCTATGAGGATTTCGGTAATGCTCATTCGCGCAATCATATCTATGGATGGCGTGCCGAGGAAGCTATTGAGCAGGCCCGCAGCCGGGTAGCTGCTTTGATTGGAGCGAACCCACGCGAAGTCGTATTTACATCAGGAGCAACAGAATCAAACAATTTAGCCCTTAAGGGTGTTATGAACTTTGGTAAGGCTGAAAAAAAACATCTTATTACGTGCGTTACGGAACACAAATGTGTTCTCGATTCTTCCCGTCACTTAGAGCAAGAAGGCTTTCGTGTGACCTATTTGCCGGTTCAAACTAATGGCATTATCGCTTTGGATGCCCTGCGCGACGCTATAACGCCAGATACAGCGCTTGTTTCGATCATGGCGGTGAACAATGAAATTGGCGTGATTCAACCCATTGCGGAAATTGGTGCTCTCTGTCGGGAGCGCGGCATTCTTTTTCATACAGATGCGGCTCAAGCTGTTGGAAAAATCCCGTTGGATGTGGAGGCCATGCACATTGATTTACTCAGCTTGTCTGGCCACAAGATCTATGGTCCTAAGGGTATTGGGGCACTATATGTGCGCCGCAAACCCCGTGTGCGCCTCAAAGCACTTATTCATGGGGGAGGTCAGGAAAGGGGTATGCGCTCTGGAACACTCCCCACACCCTTATGTGTAGGACTGGGGGTTGCATGTGACATTGCACAGGCTGAAATGGGCTCAGAAAATGAGCGCTTACGGGGAATGTATCAGTACATGTGGGAGCGCTTGCAGGCATCATTGCCTGAAGTCTATATGAATGGGGACGCTGATAGGCGTATCCCCGGAAACATGAATGTAAGCTTTGCCTATGTTGAGGGAGAGGGGTTAATGATGGGCATTAAAGATCTTGCTGTATCATCGGGTTCTGCCTGTACTTCTGCATCCCTCGAGCCCTCTTATGTGTTGCGTGCGCTTGGTGTTGATGAAGAGTTGGCGCATACATCGTTGCGTATTGGGTTGGGCCGTTTTACAACACGTGATGATGTTGACAGTGCTCTCGATCAGATTGTACGGGTCGTGCAGCATTTACGAAAAATGAGCCCTTTGTGGGAAATGGCACAAGAAGGAATTGACCTCAAATCGATTAATTGGGCTGCTCATTAA
- a CDS encoding alpha/beta hydrolase, with protein MPEMFIAGPEGRIEARYFPQPRPNAPVALILHPHPQNGGNMNTKITFALYKSFVELGFNVLRFNFRGVGRSEGLFDGGEGELTDAATLMDWLQAKNPDAPATWVAGFSFGSWIGMQLLMRRPEIAGFVSVSPPANTYDFSFLAPCPVSGMVVHGTRDAVVPASSIAGLLNKLALQKNITVTHKSVEGADHFYDGHTGVLMDSIKDYVLNQHNQEAAALLRAKAS; from the coding sequence ATGCCTGAAATGTTTATCGCTGGCCCTGAAGGTCGTATCGAAGCACGTTATTTTCCTCAACCCAGACCAAATGCACCGGTTGCTCTTATTCTTCATCCCCACCCTCAAAATGGGGGCAACATGAATACGAAGATTACTTTTGCCCTTTACAAATCGTTCGTTGAGCTTGGCTTTAATGTGTTGCGCTTTAACTTTCGGGGTGTGGGGCGTTCCGAGGGTCTATTTGACGGTGGTGAGGGTGAACTCACAGATGCGGCAACACTGATGGACTGGCTACAGGCCAAAAACCCCGATGCACCAGCTACATGGGTTGCAGGGTTTTCATTTGGATCATGGATCGGGATGCAGCTCTTAATGCGACGCCCAGAAATTGCCGGGTTTGTTTCCGTAAGCCCCCCTGCTAATACCTATGATTTCAGCTTCTTAGCCCCATGTCCTGTTTCTGGTATGGTTGTTCACGGCACGCGCGATGCTGTCGTACCAGCATCGAGTATTGCTGGATTATTGAATAAACTTGCCTTGCAAAAGAACATCACCGTAACCCACAAAAGCGTTGAGGGTGCTGATCATTTTTATGATGGACACACGGGAGTCCTCATGGATAGCATCAAAGATTACGTCTTGAACCAGCACAACCAAGAAGCAGCAGCGTTGCTGCGCGCCAAAGCAAGCTAA
- a CDS encoding DNA-packaging protein, translating into MIATDESALSPHTSVPQNDLELQRYGLNRTWCDVARPEQLPPEGKWFAWLILAGRGFGKTRTGSETIIAWVRTGKSRRIALVGRTEQEIENVMIYGASGIITVSPESSRPVYKKKARMLEWPCGATAELFTDYTYERLRGPQFDSAWIDEFAKFRNITHIWEQLSFSLRVGNHPRMIITTTPRPKEFLKDLVNDPSVHVTRGSTLDNQNNLPRCFIEGIMRMYGDTALGRQEINAEFVESDSYVWNKNCIRHLPEGHVVPPMVRRIVAVDPSVTGGENADETGIISLGQDSDGRVWVLGDHSMRAQPSLWVQRVIDVARDIKADMIVAEVNNGGDLVKDLLHSMQVNIPVKSVRATTSKYVRASPVAMLYMQQRVIHACALPTLEKQMLAFHGDEQKKSPDRVDALVWGVRNLTIDADHTPTRKTARVWVAPFMRH; encoded by the coding sequence ATGATAGCCACAGATGAATCAGCACTATCCCCCCATACATCAGTACCTCAGAATGACCTAGAACTGCAGCGTTATGGGCTGAACCGTACCTGGTGTGATGTTGCACGCCCTGAGCAATTGCCTCCAGAAGGTAAATGGTTTGCCTGGTTAATTCTTGCAGGTCGGGGGTTTGGTAAGACGCGTACAGGATCAGAAACAATCATCGCGTGGGTGAGGACCGGAAAGTCTCGGCGCATTGCTCTTGTGGGGCGTACAGAGCAAGAAATTGAAAATGTGATGATTTATGGAGCAAGTGGAATTATTACGGTGAGCCCTGAGAGTTCCCGACCTGTTTATAAAAAGAAAGCCCGTATGCTCGAATGGCCTTGCGGTGCAACGGCAGAGTTATTTACCGATTATACCTACGAACGTCTCCGTGGCCCTCAGTTTGATTCGGCATGGATTGATGAGTTTGCCAAGTTTCGCAACATCACCCATATTTGGGAACAACTCAGCTTTAGTTTGCGTGTGGGAAATCATCCCCGCATGATTATTACCACAACTCCGCGCCCAAAAGAATTCCTCAAAGACTTGGTCAATGATCCTTCTGTGCATGTTACTCGGGGAAGCACTCTTGATAATCAAAACAATCTCCCGCGCTGTTTTATTGAAGGAATTATGCGAATGTACGGAGATACCGCCCTGGGGCGTCAGGAAATCAACGCGGAATTTGTGGAATCAGATTCATATGTTTGGAATAAAAACTGTATTCGTCATCTTCCCGAAGGTCATGTAGTACCTCCTATGGTACGGCGTATTGTCGCCGTTGATCCCTCGGTAACAGGTGGTGAAAATGCCGATGAAACGGGCATAATAAGCCTTGGTCAAGATTCTGACGGGCGCGTATGGGTGCTTGGCGATCACAGTATGCGTGCACAACCATCCCTATGGGTGCAGCGTGTCATTGATGTTGCGCGGGATATAAAAGCAGACATGATTGTCGCGGAGGTTAATAACGGGGGAGATTTGGTGAAGGATCTTCTTCACAGCATGCAGGTCAATATTCCTGTAAAGTCAGTGCGCGCAACGACGAGCAAATATGTGCGGGCAAGCCCTGTGGCTATGTTGTATATGCAGCAGCGGGTAATTCATGCGTGTGCGTTGCCAACACTTGAAAAGCAAATGCTTGCCTTTCATGGGGATGAGCAAAAGAAATCTCCTGACCGGGTGGACGCGCTCGTGTGGGGGGTACGAAATCTAACGATTGATGCGGATCATACGCCTACTCGTAAAACAGCTCGGGTATGGGTCGCACCGTTTATGCGCCACTAA
- a CDS encoding 23S rRNA (pseudouridine(1915)-N(3))-methyltransferase RlmH, whose amino-acid sequence MLILANKDTPTMNITILAIGKCKNTAIGSLCAHYIKRLSWTLTVVEVVPKKEAPTPNIRQKHEADLLLKHIKTGDYVIALDSSGQQTTSAKLATTLEELSTSHGACTWVIGGADGLDTTIFARAQHCISLGQNTWPHMLVRVMLVEQIYRAHQILARHPYHH is encoded by the coding sequence ATGCTGATACTCGCTAATAAAGACACCCCTACGATGAATATTACCATCCTTGCCATTGGCAAATGCAAAAATACAGCAATTGGCAGTCTTTGTGCCCATTATATTAAGAGGCTTTCATGGACACTTACTGTGGTAGAGGTCGTTCCCAAAAAAGAAGCTCCAACGCCTAATATACGCCAGAAACACGAAGCAGATCTCCTATTAAAGCACATAAAGACCGGCGATTATGTAATTGCTCTGGATAGCAGTGGCCAGCAGACAACAAGCGCGAAACTCGCAACCACCCTGGAGGAACTTTCTACCAGCCACGGGGCCTGTACATGGGTCATTGGCGGCGCAGATGGCCTTGACACGACAATTTTTGCTCGCGCCCAACACTGCATTTCCCTTGGACAAAACACCTGGCCGCATATGCTGGTGCGGGTTATGTTGGTCGAACAGATTTATCGAGCGCACCAAATTCTTGCGCGACATCCCTATCACCATTGA
- a CDS encoding ribonuclease D, producing the protein MFENIRLCRGDISEFFIANDSIAIDTETMGLNTSRDRLCVVQLCDSAGNTEVVQILPHHTPSRLIALLQNAATQKIFHYGRFDLAILATNLGVRVENVYCTKIASRLARTYTNRHGLRDLCREMLAIDLNKAEQSSDWGRENLTDTQVTYAAQDVIYLHKLKESLDVILLREKRMELAKACFHFLPTRVSLDLSGFEDTEIFNHS; encoded by the coding sequence ATGTTTGAGAATATTCGTTTGTGTCGTGGTGATATTTCTGAATTTTTCATTGCCAACGATTCCATAGCCATCGACACAGAAACCATGGGCCTGAACACCAGCCGGGATCGCTTGTGTGTGGTGCAGTTATGTGACAGCGCTGGCAACACAGAGGTTGTCCAAATTCTTCCGCATCATACCCCCTCCCGCTTGATTGCGCTGTTGCAAAATGCGGCCACTCAAAAGATTTTCCACTATGGGCGGTTTGATCTTGCAATACTGGCAACAAATCTTGGGGTTCGCGTTGAAAATGTGTACTGCACAAAAATTGCCTCTCGACTGGCACGCACATACACGAATCGCCACGGGTTGCGAGACCTTTGTCGTGAAATGTTGGCCATTGATCTCAACAAAGCAGAGCAATCTTCTGATTGGGGACGTGAGAATCTTACGGACACACAGGTTACCTACGCCGCCCAGGATGTTATCTATCTTCATAAACTGAAAGAGTCCTTGGATGTCATACTCCTGCGGGAAAAACGCATGGAGTTAGCGAAGGCTTGTTTTCATTTCCTTCCAACACGCGTATCTCTTGATCTTAGTGGGTTTGAAGATACTGAAATTTTTAATCATAGCTGA
- a CDS encoding KpsF/GutQ family sugar-phosphate isomerase, with protein sequence MTSAAGNLLENNLLPTREPQGLPTIHAHIAEGRRVISLEAKALTELSHTLDVSFGEAVEAVSTITGRIIVTGVGKSGLIGAKIAATLSSTGMPALFVHAGDASHGDLGMITPNDAILALSNSGETSELVHVINYAKRFGILLIAITQNPQSTLAKAAHYCLLLPQTPEACGLGVAPTTSSTATLALGDALAVALLTKRGFSVNDFGVFHPGGSLGRLLVRVDALMHKGEQLPVCHKDTPLSEALITMTRKRLGCVGVLDDEGRLIGIITDGDLRRHMSKDLPTHPAHKVMTPSPKVAHPKQLANEVLLTLNKYKITNIFVVDSTTYKPLGVLHIHDFLGQSRK encoded by the coding sequence ATGACATCTGCCGCAGGAAACCTATTAGAAAACAATCTTCTGCCTACACGAGAGCCCCAAGGGTTACCCACCATTCACGCGCACATTGCCGAAGGAAGGCGCGTCATCTCCCTTGAGGCAAAAGCACTCACAGAACTAAGTCACACACTTGACGTCTCATTTGGCGAAGCCGTTGAAGCCGTAAGCACCATCACGGGCCGTATTATTGTCACAGGCGTTGGAAAGTCAGGGCTGATTGGTGCAAAAATTGCTGCCACGCTTTCATCAACAGGGATGCCCGCACTGTTTGTCCATGCCGGCGATGCAAGCCATGGTGACTTAGGCATGATTACACCCAATGATGCCATTTTAGCCCTATCAAATTCAGGCGAAACCTCTGAGCTCGTGCACGTAATTAATTACGCCAAGCGCTTTGGCATTCTTCTCATTGCCATTACCCAAAATCCTCAAAGCACCTTAGCGAAGGCAGCACATTACTGTCTTCTTCTTCCCCAAACACCCGAAGCCTGTGGCTTGGGCGTTGCCCCCACGACAAGCTCAACAGCAACATTGGCACTGGGAGATGCTTTAGCTGTTGCTTTGCTGACGAAGCGGGGATTTTCTGTCAATGATTTTGGTGTTTTTCACCCCGGTGGAAGCTTGGGGCGACTGCTTGTGCGTGTAGATGCCTTAATGCACAAGGGCGAGCAACTTCCTGTATGCCACAAAGACACCCCCTTAAGTGAGGCATTAATCACTATGACACGCAAACGGCTGGGGTGTGTGGGCGTTCTTGATGATGAGGGACGTTTGATTGGGATCATCACAGACGGAGACTTGCGCCGCCATATGTCCAAAGACCTTCCCACACACCCTGCGCATAAAGTCATGACACCAAGCCCTAAAGTTGCCCACCCTAAGCAATTAGCCAATGAAGTTCTCCTGACCCTCAACAAATATAAAATCACCAACATATTTGTGGTTGACAGTACGACCTACAAGCCTTTAGGAGTACTGCACATCCACGACTTTTTAGGGCAGTCCAGGAAATAA